In the genome of Hippoglossus hippoglossus isolate fHipHip1 chromosome 4, fHipHip1.pri, whole genome shotgun sequence, one region contains:
- the scly gene encoding selenocysteine lyase isoform X1, with protein sequence MIDTQTVINLLRTTPHHLTRSMAKQTDDIMLLKGHTFTENTFHHLSEMDLDRIYMDYNATTPLEPEVTQAITEALQEAWGNPSSNYIAGAKAKAIINRSRENVARMVGGRAEDILFTSGGTEANNLVLHTAVEHFRRNRRAAEQSEGLPHIITSTVEHDSVQLVAEHLQREGKADVTFVPVCKTTARVEVEDIVAAVRPNTCLISIMLANNETGVIMPVQEICQRIKSLNKQHERLRILLHTDAAQALGKVAVDVCELGVDYLTIVGHKFYAPRIGALYVSGPGTRTPLYPMLFGGGQERNFRPGTENTPMIAGLGKAAELVTANLSDYQRHMQSIKLYLEERLRAIFKERIHFNSHYPGSDILPNTCNVSILGPTLQGWRVLSNCRRLLASVGAACHSDSGNRPSHILLSCGVPSEVAANALRLSVGRGTTREDVDAVVEDLKETVQLLEEMN encoded by the exons ATGattgacacacagacagtgataaACCTTCTCAGGACAACTCCACATCACCTCAcaag GAGTATGGCAAAGCAGACTGATGACATCATGCTGTTGAAAGGTCACACCTTCACTGAAAATACCTTCCATCATCTCTCGGAGATGGATCTAGACAG GATCTATATGGACTACAATGCTACTACTCCGCTGGAACCAGAAGTGACCCAGGCCATTACTGAAGCCCTGCAGGAAGCCTGGGGAAACCCAAGCAGCAACTATATCGCAG GGGCCAAGGCGAAGGCAATCATTAATCGGTCCAGAGAGAATGTGGCGAGAATGGTtggagggagagcagaggacaTCCTTTTTACCTCAGGGGGAACAGAG GCCAATAACCTGGTGCTTCACACTGCTGTGGAGCACTTCAGGAGAAACcgcagagctgcagagcaaagTGAAGGCCTTCCACACATCATCACCTCCACTGTGGAACATGACTCGGTCCAACTAGTAGCCGagcacctgcagagagagggcaAGGCAG aTGTTACATTTGTTCCCGTGTGTAAGACGACAGCCCGCGTCGAGGTGGAGGACATCGTTGCGGCGGTGCGTCCCAACACATGTCTCATCTCCATCATGCTGGCCAACAATGAGACAGGAGTCATCATg CCAGTCCAAGAGATCTGCCAGAGAATAAAATCTCTCAACAAGCAGCATGAGCGTCTCAGGATACTGCTCCACACTGATGCTGCCCAGGCTCTGGGGAAAGTCGCAGTGGATGTCTGTGAACTGGGAGTGGATTACCTCACCATAGTGGGACACAAG TTCTATGCCCCTCGGATCGGTGCTTTGTATGTGAGCGGCCCTGGAACCAGAACGCCATTGTACCCGATGCTGTttggaggaggacaggagagaaACTTCCGACCAGG CACTGAAAACACACCCATGATTGCTGGTCTGGGAAAG GCTGCAGAGCTGGTGACCGCTAATCTGTCAGATTATCAGCGTCATATGCAAAGTATCAAACTTTACCTGGAAGAACGACTGCGG GCCATATTTAAAGAGCGGATCCACTTCAACAGCCATTATCCCGGCTCTGATATCCTCCCCAACACATGTAATGTGTCTATCCTGGGCCCAACATTACAAG GCTGGAGGGTATTGTCCAACTGTAGGAGGCTGCTGGCCAGTGTCGGAGCCGCCTGCCACTCGGACAGTGGGAACAG GCCTTCCCACATCCTCCTGAGCTGCGGCGTCCCCTCAGAGGTGGCAGCCAATGCTTTGAGGCTGAGCGTGGGCAGGGGGACGACCAGGGAAGATGTGGATGCAGTCGTGGAGGATCTGAAGGAAACGGTGCAGCTGTTGGAAGAAATGAACTGA
- the scly gene encoding selenocysteine lyase isoform X2, whose protein sequence is MAKQTDDIMLLKGHTFTENTFHHLSEMDLDRIYMDYNATTPLEPEVTQAITEALQEAWGNPSSNYIAGAKAKAIINRSRENVARMVGGRAEDILFTSGGTEANNLVLHTAVEHFRRNRRAAEQSEGLPHIITSTVEHDSVQLVAEHLQREGKADVTFVPVCKTTARVEVEDIVAAVRPNTCLISIMLANNETGVIMPVQEICQRIKSLNKQHERLRILLHTDAAQALGKVAVDVCELGVDYLTIVGHKFYAPRIGALYVSGPGTRTPLYPMLFGGGQERNFRPGTENTPMIAGLGKAAELVTANLSDYQRHMQSIKLYLEERLRAIFKERIHFNSHYPGSDILPNTCNVSILGPTLQGWRVLSNCRRLLASVGAACHSDSGNRPSHILLSCGVPSEVAANALRLSVGRGTTREDVDAVVEDLKETVQLLEEMN, encoded by the exons ATGGCAAAGCAGACTGATGACATCATGCTGTTGAAAGGTCACACCTTCACTGAAAATACCTTCCATCATCTCTCGGAGATGGATCTAGACAG GATCTATATGGACTACAATGCTACTACTCCGCTGGAACCAGAAGTGACCCAGGCCATTACTGAAGCCCTGCAGGAAGCCTGGGGAAACCCAAGCAGCAACTATATCGCAG GGGCCAAGGCGAAGGCAATCATTAATCGGTCCAGAGAGAATGTGGCGAGAATGGTtggagggagagcagaggacaTCCTTTTTACCTCAGGGGGAACAGAG GCCAATAACCTGGTGCTTCACACTGCTGTGGAGCACTTCAGGAGAAACcgcagagctgcagagcaaagTGAAGGCCTTCCACACATCATCACCTCCACTGTGGAACATGACTCGGTCCAACTAGTAGCCGagcacctgcagagagagggcaAGGCAG aTGTTACATTTGTTCCCGTGTGTAAGACGACAGCCCGCGTCGAGGTGGAGGACATCGTTGCGGCGGTGCGTCCCAACACATGTCTCATCTCCATCATGCTGGCCAACAATGAGACAGGAGTCATCATg CCAGTCCAAGAGATCTGCCAGAGAATAAAATCTCTCAACAAGCAGCATGAGCGTCTCAGGATACTGCTCCACACTGATGCTGCCCAGGCTCTGGGGAAAGTCGCAGTGGATGTCTGTGAACTGGGAGTGGATTACCTCACCATAGTGGGACACAAG TTCTATGCCCCTCGGATCGGTGCTTTGTATGTGAGCGGCCCTGGAACCAGAACGCCATTGTACCCGATGCTGTttggaggaggacaggagagaaACTTCCGACCAGG CACTGAAAACACACCCATGATTGCTGGTCTGGGAAAG GCTGCAGAGCTGGTGACCGCTAATCTGTCAGATTATCAGCGTCATATGCAAAGTATCAAACTTTACCTGGAAGAACGACTGCGG GCCATATTTAAAGAGCGGATCCACTTCAACAGCCATTATCCCGGCTCTGATATCCTCCCCAACACATGTAATGTGTCTATCCTGGGCCCAACATTACAAG GCTGGAGGGTATTGTCCAACTGTAGGAGGCTGCTGGCCAGTGTCGGAGCCGCCTGCCACTCGGACAGTGGGAACAG GCCTTCCCACATCCTCCTGAGCTGCGGCGTCCCCTCAGAGGTGGCAGCCAATGCTTTGAGGCTGAGCGTGGGCAGGGGGACGACCAGGGAAGATGTGGATGCAGTCGTGGAGGATCTGAAGGAAACGGTGCAGCTGTTGGAAGAAATGAACTGA